One genomic region from Sander lucioperca isolate FBNREF2018 chromosome 3, SLUC_FBN_1.2, whole genome shotgun sequence encodes:
- the gpalpp1 gene encoding GPALPP motifs-containing protein 1, producing the protein MSSIRPALPPMCIKEERDDDSDSDEGFSGPALPPGYKLGEPSSSSDDSEQEVAAKRAKTRHTAAERSADKVQNTKAQEKDDDGFFGPALPPGFRKQQSSPERPPVLGPALPPGFRRAAYENDDDNDGEDGEDFPGPALPPGYQAESSSSEGEDDDVIGPMPPKGPIEDSVALDFERRARRMKEKLIGDDTPEVLARETWMTELPPELQHIGLGARTFKKKSGPENKDRSIWTDTPADIERKTREHLERKKKGEVEIDDVPQVSKRDVEMADKVSKYNESKRAESLVSMHTKKMKEKAKEKADKPVERRPFDRDEDLQVNRFDEAQKQRLLKKSQELNTRFSHSRDRMFL; encoded by the exons ATGTCGTCAATCAGACCTGCTTTACCCCCGATGTGCATAAAGGAGGAGAGGGATGACGACTCTGATAGTGATGAAGGAT TCTCTGGCCCTGCTTTGCCTCCTGGCTATAAACTGGGAGAACCGTCGAGCTCCTCGGATGACAGTGAACAGGAGGTGGCGGCCAAAAGAGCCAAAACAAGACACACAGCTGCAGAAAGATCTGCAGACAA GGTGCAGAACACAAAGGCACAAGAAAAAGATGATGATGGTTTCTTTGGACCAGCCCTACCACCAGGATTCAGGAAACAACAGAGTTCACCAGAAAG ACCGCCTGTGCTGGGACCAGCTTTGCCTCCTGGGTTTCGAAGAGCAGCGTATGAAAACGATGATGACAATGATGGGGAAGATGGAGAGGATTTCCCAGGGCCTGCCCTTCCCCCTGGCTACCAGGCTGAGTCCTCCAGCAGCGAGGGAGAGGATGATGATGTGATTGGACCCATGCCGCCAAAAGGGCCTATTGAAGACTCCGTGGCTCTGGACTTTGAGCGCAGAGCACGAAGGATGAAAGAGAAGCTGATAGGAGAT GACACTCCTGAGGTGCTGGCCAGAGAAACATGGATGACAGAGCTCCCACCAGAACTGCAGCACATTGGCTTGGGGGCTCGAACCTTCAAGAAGAAGTCGGGTCCAGAGAACAAGGATCGCTCCATTTGGACAGATACACCAGCAGACATTGAGCGCAAGACCAGG GAACATCTTGAGCGAAAGAAGAAGGGTGAGGTGGAGATAGACGATGTCCCACAAGTCTCTAAGAGGGACGTGGAAATGGCAGATAAAGTATCTAAGTATAAC GAGTCTAAACGTGCTGAGTCTCTGGTGAGTATGCACACAAAGAAGATGAAGGAAAAAGCAAAGGAGAAGGCTGACAAACCAGTGGAGAGGAGACCGTTCGATCGAGATGAAGACTTGCAGGTGAATCGCTTTGATGAGGCGCAGAAGCAGCGGCTGCTGAAGAAATCTCAGGAACTGAACACACGATTCTCCCACAGCAGGGACCGAATGTTCCTGTaa